Proteins from a single region of Chryseobacterium sp. T16E-39:
- a CDS encoding type I polyketide synthase, with amino-acid sequence MKNLTIIGLTPFEKPDVSLMLKLHQAGAFPVLSLGCEPEIAQEALDQLDQIDIPSYGIYSPNDQFGSLQFSEKVNFAILPVGTLINSPSQLSVIYQVCSLEEAIQAEQLGAMGIIIKGNEAGGLVGYESAFVLFQRVIKEIRDIPVWVQGGIGLHTAAAVKALGATGIILDSQLALFPESSVPKEVKDLCSKLNGTETKIIANHRVLVRPNSPALSDHINSEDLRKYFTDLDLTKSYIPMGQDISLAIDLYEDFKTLKKLVFGFRESMYGHLKQAKTLQVIDENNILAKQLGLRYPIAQGPMTRVSDVPLFANSVAEAGALPFVALSLLKGNQAKALVMDTKKLAGEKTWGVGILGFAPQELREEQTSYILEAKPPVVLIAGGRPAQAKVFEKAGITTFLHVPSPALLDIFLKEGAKNFIFEGRECGGHVGPLSSMVLWEKQIERILKEDHPENISVFFAGGIHDAFSTAFVSIMAAPLAARGVKVGVLMGTAYLYTQEAVNDGAIQEEFQLQAMQAKDTVLLETAPGHETRCLNTVFAQHFIAEKARLLAAGMDKKQVWEQLEKLNVGRLRIAAKGVDRQGDQLVTIPKSEQLDLGMYMIGQVATMQNRVMSIADLHQNVAVDNYEYIQNAMLPEAPSSKEKPLDIAIVGMECIFPGAKNLDEYWRNIILGKDSVTEVPDERWNKDLYYDPESDASDVSHSKWGGFIPKINFDPLAFGIPPQSLAAIEPTQLLTLLVAKRAMEDAGYGEKHVNRENISVIIGAEGGNDLANSYSFRGYYKQVFGQLHEEVKEAFPHTTEDSFPGILANVIAGRITNRLDLGGRNFTVDAACASSLAAIDLACQELVLGKSDMVLAGGADLHNGINDYLMFSSTHALSRKGRCATFDSEADGIALGEGIAILVLKRYEDAVNDGDRIYSVIKGVGGSSDGKALGLTAPRKIGQVRALERAYAQAGISPASVGLIEAHGTGTVVGDKTELSALTNLFSRSGAIPGQTHLGSVKTQIGHTKCAAGLAGLIKASLAVYHGVKPPTLHLQKPNAYYNAETSPFSFYAESGLWAEQNRYAGISAFGFGGTNFHTVIANHPKQEDSAVLQSWPSELFVFRGDTYEEALGQLGQIRSLLEINDDISLKDIAYSLIIGSEKPAQVSIVADTAEDLMIKIELLLSGIESKDTFIVNKREGKVAFLFPGQGSQRINMARDLFVVFPSMRNLIDEYPELEKVVFPSATFDAEALKKQKDTIKDTRLAQPLLGIVDLALAKFLQSMGITPDMLAGHSYGELPALCFAGVFGEEKLVELSTQRAQAILDSVEDGDPGTMVAVNATQENLESILSQVEGCYPVNYNTPSQCVVAGTTPAIKKLMEILKEKRISAQKLEVACAFHSPVVAKSKELYGNVLKDVAFEEMQIPVWSNTSASVYPTKESEIKERLTNHLVQPVRFVEELQAMYNDGARIFIEVGPGKILTGLTKSCLDKDQVTLYVEDSSRNKLTHLLCMFAQYLGTGRNFNVEKLFDGRDAKLIHIDQPELYKKNPAIWRVNGQAALPTTGTLPANGALPILNPLQMNNFTNNQAPATENQSTAERMLQEYLNSMKLMIQAQRDVMLSFMGQNPQINPAPVYTSPIPSPVNERLAAIPATPVHQEKPTAVLPAQQTPTKDIKSLLLQVVSDKTGYPQEMLGMEMDLEADLSIDSIKRVEIIGTLRNELGILANGHADEDTVMEQLAGIKTLNSLVNWLTEYTGATAAPEKNGSVQSTTPQASNTSAFSLEELQKAILDIVSEKTGYPKEMLGLDLDLEADLSIDSIKRMEIIGDLKTKIGFGEDLEQADDLMEKLAAIKTLNGLAVWISEMNGDAEVKEVKNETSIAEPEPEQALLSRLRFDITPTDDSLIQNTEILEGKRFAITEDNSKQTLVIKNALEKYGAIVELVDTEKDLTSFDGLIMLDIFSSSVKHSIIDHVDLIKRLDFDKAKWVYLISDIPAHLQEITDARVLRHHQGYPGLFKSLAREFDNTTCRLISLSTPQEMDHIAEIALKEILTTDKPAEIIYKNDQRHKVDIIPSPLSTSLGEANIQLDQKSVVLVLGGAQGITSELVKHMSEAYPCTYILVGRSADPRNEEHSLKEFEKMKTKDEIRSFLIESGKFTSPSEIEKETIRVFKNNQILRTIRDMEQLGSTVVYQSLDLCDEDGLCELINTIYEKYDRLDGVIHGAGLLEDKLFKQKTTSSFGRVFDTKVKPLRVLAEQLRTDCQFVVLFSSIASVYGNKGQTDYAAANSVLDDYANALDKKLKGKVISINWGPWKGAGMVSSTLETEYERRGISLIPLDQGKETFLNEIKYGTESQVLIMSGSNW; translated from the coding sequence ATGAAAAACTTAACTATTATTGGATTAACACCATTTGAGAAACCTGATGTAAGTCTTATGCTTAAACTGCATCAGGCAGGTGCGTTTCCTGTCTTAAGCCTTGGGTGTGAACCAGAAATTGCGCAGGAGGCATTGGATCAACTAGATCAGATCGATATACCTTCTTATGGTATTTACTCTCCTAACGACCAGTTTGGATCACTTCAATTTTCAGAAAAAGTAAATTTTGCCATCCTTCCGGTTGGTACTTTAATTAATTCTCCTTCCCAATTATCCGTTATTTATCAGGTGTGTAGCTTAGAAGAAGCGATACAGGCAGAGCAGTTGGGAGCTATGGGTATTATTATAAAAGGAAATGAAGCAGGTGGACTTGTCGGTTATGAATCAGCGTTTGTTTTATTTCAGCGTGTTATCAAAGAGATCAGGGATATTCCTGTGTGGGTGCAGGGTGGAATAGGACTTCACACTGCGGCTGCAGTAAAAGCATTAGGAGCAACGGGTATCATATTGGATAGCCAGCTTGCCTTGTTTCCCGAGAGCTCGGTTCCGAAGGAGGTAAAAGATCTATGCTCAAAACTGAATGGAACAGAAACTAAAATAATAGCCAATCACCGGGTATTGGTGAGACCTAACTCACCTGCACTATCAGATCATATCAATAGTGAAGATCTTAGGAAATATTTTACCGATTTAGATTTAACTAAAAGTTATATTCCAATGGGGCAGGATATTTCATTGGCAATAGATCTGTATGAGGATTTCAAAACTTTGAAGAAACTGGTTTTTGGATTCAGGGAATCCATGTACGGACATCTTAAGCAGGCTAAAACTCTTCAGGTTATTGATGAGAATAATATACTGGCAAAACAACTTGGCTTACGGTATCCTATTGCACAGGGACCTATGACACGTGTAAGTGATGTACCTTTGTTTGCAAATTCCGTAGCTGAAGCGGGAGCTCTTCCATTTGTTGCCTTGTCTTTATTGAAAGGTAATCAGGCAAAAGCTTTAGTAATGGATACCAAAAAGCTGGCCGGCGAAAAAACCTGGGGTGTTGGAATTTTAGGTTTTGCCCCACAGGAATTAAGAGAAGAACAAACTTCTTATATTTTGGAAGCTAAACCTCCTGTAGTCCTTATCGCTGGTGGAAGACCGGCGCAGGCTAAGGTGTTTGAAAAAGCAGGGATAACTACTTTCCTTCATGTTCCATCTCCCGCATTATTAGATATTTTCCTGAAAGAAGGAGCAAAAAATTTCATTTTTGAAGGCCGTGAGTGTGGGGGACATGTAGGTCCGCTTTCAAGTATGGTCCTTTGGGAAAAACAAATTGAACGCATCTTAAAAGAAGATCATCCTGAAAACATCAGTGTGTTTTTTGCAGGAGGGATCCACGATGCATTCTCAACAGCATTCGTTTCTATCATGGCAGCTCCTTTGGCCGCCAGAGGTGTAAAAGTAGGGGTACTTATGGGAACAGCCTATCTTTATACTCAGGAAGCGGTGAATGATGGTGCAATTCAGGAAGAATTCCAATTGCAGGCTATGCAGGCAAAAGATACCGTCTTGTTAGAAACTGCACCGGGACATGAAACCCGCTGTCTGAATACCGTATTTGCTCAGCATTTTATTGCGGAAAAAGCAAGACTTCTGGCTGCCGGAATGGATAAAAAGCAGGTATGGGAACAACTTGAAAAATTAAATGTTGGCCGTTTACGGATTGCTGCGAAAGGAGTGGACCGTCAGGGGGATCAACTTGTAACTATTCCTAAAAGCGAACAGCTGGATCTGGGAATGTATATGATCGGGCAGGTAGCAACAATGCAAAACCGTGTTATGTCAATTGCCGATTTACATCAGAATGTAGCGGTAGATAATTATGAATATATTCAGAATGCAATGTTGCCGGAAGCACCTTCATCCAAAGAAAAACCATTGGATATTGCTATTGTGGGAATGGAATGTATATTTCCGGGAGCAAAAAATCTTGATGAATACTGGCGTAATATCATTTTAGGAAAAGATAGTGTAACAGAAGTACCGGATGAAAGATGGAATAAAGATCTGTATTATGATCCGGAATCTGATGCTTCAGATGTTTCTCATTCCAAGTGGGGTGGTTTTATTCCAAAAATCAATTTTGATCCGTTAGCCTTTGGAATTCCACCACAGTCTCTGGCTGCTATTGAGCCTACACAGTTGCTGACTCTGTTGGTTGCAAAGCGGGCTATGGAAGATGCAGGGTATGGTGAGAAACACGTTAACAGAGAGAATATTTCTGTAATTATTGGAGCTGAAGGGGGGAATGACCTTGCCAATAGTTATAGTTTCAGAGGATATTATAAACAGGTTTTTGGACAGCTTCATGAAGAAGTAAAAGAGGCATTTCCACATACTACGGAAGATTCTTTCCCTGGTATATTAGCTAATGTTATCGCAGGCCGGATTACCAATCGTCTGGATCTTGGTGGAAGAAACTTCACGGTAGATGCTGCCTGTGCTTCTTCTTTGGCTGCTATTGATCTGGCATGTCAGGAATTGGTATTGGGCAAATCAGATATGGTTTTGGCTGGTGGTGCCGATTTACATAACGGGATCAATGATTATCTTATGTTTTCCAGTACACATGCACTTTCACGTAAGGGTAGATGTGCTACATTTGACAGTGAAGCAGACGGTATTGCCCTGGGAGAGGGGATTGCCATTCTTGTATTAAAAAGATATGAAGATGCCGTGAATGATGGTGATCGTATTTATTCGGTTATTAAAGGTGTCGGCGGATCAAGTGATGGGAAGGCTCTGGGACTTACTGCACCAAGAAAAATTGGTCAGGTGAGAGCATTGGAGCGCGCATATGCCCAAGCTGGTATTAGTCCTGCATCAGTTGGGCTTATTGAGGCACACGGTACAGGAACCGTTGTTGGTGATAAAACAGAGCTTAGTGCACTGACTAATTTATTTAGCCGTTCAGGGGCTATCCCGGGTCAGACTCACCTAGGTTCAGTAAAAACCCAGATCGGGCATACCAAATGTGCAGCGGGATTAGCAGGATTAATTAAAGCTTCCCTGGCCGTGTACCATGGTGTAAAACCTCCGACTCTTCATTTACAGAAACCTAATGCCTATTATAATGCCGAAACCAGTCCTTTCTCATTTTATGCAGAAAGCGGTTTGTGGGCTGAACAAAATCGTTATGCCGGAATCAGTGCTTTTGGATTTGGAGGAACTAACTTTCATACAGTTATTGCCAATCATCCAAAACAGGAAGATTCCGCTGTATTACAGTCCTGGCCATCGGAGCTGTTTGTATTCCGTGGCGATACCTATGAAGAAGCTTTAGGTCAACTAGGTCAGATCAGATCTTTATTGGAGATCAATGATGATATCTCCTTAAAAGATATTGCCTATAGTTTGATCATTGGATCTGAAAAGCCGGCTCAGGTAAGTATTGTTGCCGATACTGCTGAAGATTTAATGATAAAAATTGAATTGTTATTATCCGGAATTGAAAGCAAAGATACTTTTATAGTAAATAAGCGGGAAGGTAAAGTTGCCTTTTTGTTCCCTGGACAAGGGAGCCAAAGAATCAATATGGCCCGTGACCTTTTCGTAGTTTTTCCTAGTATGCGAAACCTTATAGATGAATATCCGGAACTCGAAAAAGTAGTTTTTCCTTCTGCTACTTTTGATGCTGAGGCATTGAAAAAGCAAAAAGATACCATTAAAGATACCAGATTAGCACAGCCTCTTTTAGGAATCGTAGATCTTGCATTGGCTAAATTCCTTCAATCAATGGGAATTACACCTGATATGTTGGCAGGTCACAGCTATGGGGAATTACCAGCTCTGTGTTTTGCAGGTGTATTTGGAGAAGAAAAACTTGTAGAGTTGAGTACACAAAGAGCACAGGCGATCTTAGATTCAGTAGAGGACGGAGATCCCGGAACGATGGTCGCTGTAAATGCAACACAAGAAAATTTAGAATCTATTCTTTCACAGGTGGAAGGATGTTATCCTGTAAATTATAATACCCCATCTCAATGTGTGGTAGCGGGAACCACGCCTGCAATCAAGAAATTGATGGAGATTCTTAAAGAGAAACGTATTTCTGCACAAAAATTAGAAGTAGCCTGTGCGTTCCATAGTCCGGTGGTTGCAAAATCCAAAGAATTATATGGGAATGTCCTAAAAGATGTTGCTTTTGAGGAAATGCAGATTCCGGTTTGGTCGAATACCTCAGCATCTGTATATCCAACGAAAGAATCAGAAATAAAAGAAAGATTAACCAATCACTTGGTACAACCCGTAAGGTTTGTGGAAGAGCTCCAGGCGATGTATAACGATGGAGCGAGAATATTCATAGAGGTAGGTCCTGGAAAAATTCTTACCGGATTAACGAAATCCTGTTTAGACAAAGATCAGGTAACACTCTATGTAGAAGATAGCAGCCGTAATAAGCTGACTCACCTCCTTTGTATGTTTGCTCAATACCTTGGTACAGGCCGTAATTTTAATGTTGAAAAACTTTTCGACGGTCGTGATGCCAAATTGATCCACATTGATCAGCCTGAGCTTTATAAAAAGAATCCTGCCATTTGGCGTGTTAATGGACAAGCTGCATTACCTACTACTGGTACGCTGCCTGCCAATGGTGCATTACCTATATTAAACCCTCTTCAAATGAACAACTTTACCAATAATCAAGCACCTGCAACTGAGAATCAGTCTACGGCTGAACGTATGCTGCAGGAATATCTAAATAGTATGAAACTCATGATACAGGCGCAACGGGATGTGATGCTTTCCTTTATGGGACAGAATCCTCAGATAAATCCGGCTCCTGTATATACTTCACCGATCCCTTCTCCGGTTAATGAACGTTTGGCTGCAATTCCTGCAACTCCGGTTCATCAGGAGAAACCGACAGCTGTTCTACCGGCTCAGCAGACTCCAACAAAAGATATCAAATCCTTATTACTTCAGGTAGTTAGTGATAAGACTGGGTATCCTCAGGAAATGTTAGGAATGGAAATGGATCTGGAAGCAGATTTAAGTATTGACTCCATTAAAAGAGTTGAGATTATAGGAACACTCCGTAACGAATTGGGTATTCTTGCAAATGGACATGCAGATGAAGATACAGTAATGGAGCAGTTAGCTGGAATAAAAACTTTAAACAGTTTAGTAAACTGGCTGACGGAATACACGGGAGCAACTGCAGCACCTGAAAAAAATGGATCAGTGCAAAGCACAACTCCACAAGCATCCAATACATCTGCCTTCTCACTGGAAGAACTCCAAAAAGCAATTCTGGATATTGTAAGTGAAAAAACAGGATATCCAAAAGAGATGCTTGGATTGGATCTGGATCTTGAAGCTGATTTGAGTATAGATTCCATCAAGCGTATGGAAATTATTGGAGATCTTAAAACTAAGATCGGATTTGGTGAAGATTTAGAGCAGGCTGATGACCTTATGGAAAAACTGGCTGCTATTAAAACACTGAATGGGTTGGCTGTCTGGATCAGTGAAATGAATGGTGATGCTGAAGTAAAGGAGGTAAAGAATGAGACGAGTATTGCTGAACCGGAGCCGGAACAGGCTCTTTTATCCCGTTTACGTTTTGATATTACTCCTACGGATGATTCTTTAATCCAAAATACTGAGATATTGGAAGGAAAGCGTTTCGCAATTACTGAAGATAATAGCAAACAGACACTGGTCATTAAGAATGCATTGGAAAAATATGGGGCTATTGTTGAATTGGTAGATACAGAAAAAGATCTTACAAGTTTTGACGGATTAATTATGCTTGATATATTCTCATCTTCTGTGAAGCACAGCATTATTGATCATGTGGATCTTATTAAAAGACTTGATTTTGATAAAGCCAAATGGGTGTATTTAATATCTGATATTCCTGCCCATCTTCAGGAGATCACTGATGCTCGTGTACTACGTCATCATCAGGGATATCCGGGACTTTTCAAAAGCCTGGCAAGAGAATTTGATAATACAACATGCAGACTGATCAGTTTAAGTACTCCACAGGAGATGGATCATATTGCAGAAATAGCTTTAAAAGAAATATTAACCACAGATAAACCGGCAGAGATCATTTATAAAAATGATCAGCGTCACAAGGTTGATATTATTCCATCACCATTATCAACGAGTTTAGGAGAAGCAAATATTCAATTGGATCAGAAGTCTGTAGTTCTGGTACTGGGTGGAGCACAGGGAATTACCTCTGAACTTGTTAAACATATGTCAGAAGCATATCCTTGTACTTATATCCTCGTGGGCCGATCTGCAGATCCTAGAAATGAAGAACATAGTCTAAAGGAATTTGAGAAGATGAAAACCAAGGATGAAATAAGAAGTTTTCTGATCGAATCCGGAAAATTCACTTCACCATCTGAAATAGAAAAAGAAACGATCCGAGTTTTCAAAAATAATCAGATCCTGAGAACAATCCGGGATATGGAACAACTTGGAAGTACTGTAGTTTACCAGTCGTTGGATCTTTGTGACGAAGATGGGCTATGTGAATTAATCAATACGATTTATGAAAAATATGACCGTCTGGACGGAGTTATCCATGGGGCAGGTTTATTGGAAGATAAGCTGTTTAAACAAAAAACAACCAGCTCCTTTGGACGTGTCTTTGATACTAAGGTAAAACCCCTCCGTGTATTAGCTGAACAATTGCGTACAGATTGTCAGTTCGTGGTTCTGTTTTCAAGCATTGCTTCAGTATATGGAAATAAAGGACAGACAGACTATGCTGCAGCCAATAGTGTACTGGATGATTATGCCAACGCATTGGATAAAAAGCTAAAAGGGAAAGTGATCTCTATTAACTGGGGACCATGGAAAGGTGCAGGAATGGTGTCTTCAACCTTAGAAACAGAATATGAGCGTAGAGGTATTTCTTTGATCCCTTTAGATCAGGGAAAGGAAACCTTTCTTAATGAGATAAAATATGGAACTGAAAGTCAGGTACTAATCATGTCAGGTAGCAATTGGTAA